Genomic window (Rosa chinensis cultivar Old Blush chromosome 6, RchiOBHm-V2, whole genome shotgun sequence):
AGTTTGTTGATGACGCAGAAACTCCATTATTTGAAGATAGTGAACACACTAAGTTAGATGCATTGGTGCAACTTCACAATTTGAAAGCTAGGTACGGCATGAGTGATACTTGCTTTTCTGAGTTACTTGCTACTGTTGGGTCTTTGCTTCCAAAAGATAATGTATTGCCTCCAACTATATATGAGGCAAAGAAGACTCTCACTAATTTGGGGCTACAATATGAGAAAATACATGCATGTCCTAACGACTGCATATTGTATCGGAAACAGTTTTCTGATGCAAGTACTTGTCCCAAGTGTGGGGTCTCTCGTTGGAAGCTAAAGAAGGATAAAACAATCAAAGTGGGGCAACCCGCCAAGGTGTTGTGGTACTTTCCTATAATTCCCAGATTTAAGCGCTTATTTAGATCTGTCGGAATTGCTGAAATGCTTACTTGGCATGAGGATAAGCGAATTAAGGATGGATACATGCGCCATCCAGCTGATTCTCCTGCTTGGaagttggttgattataagtGGCCAGAATTTGGTAGTGATTCAAGAAATCTTCGGTTAGCATTGTCAGCAGATGGTATTAACCCACATAGCTCTCTAAGTAGTAGGTATAGTTGTTGGCCCGTAATATTGGTGACTTATAATCTTCCTCCATGGTTATGCATGAAGAGGAAGTTTATGATGTTATCTCTGTTAGTTTCTGGTCCCAAACAGCCAGGAAATGACATTGATATTTACCTGGAGCCATTAATTGATGATTTGCGAACTTTGTGGGATGGAGTTAATGATGTGTATGATGCTCATAGGAAAGAATACTTCACTCTAAGGGCTGTTTTGTTGTGGACCATCAACGACTTTCTCGCATATGGAAACTTATCGGGGTGCATCACTAAAGGTTACAAAGCATGTCCAATTTGTGGTGACACAACTTCAGCCATCCATTTGCCTCATAGTAGGAAAATGTCTTATGCCTGCCACCGTAAGTTCCTGCCTCGTCATCATCCTTATCGGAGGGCCAAAAAAGCATTTAATAATGAGCAAGAATTTGAAGTTGCACCTACACCGTTATCCGGAGAGGAAGTGTTAAAGAGGGTAGAACATGGAAGTTATGAGTATgggaagggaaaaaagaagaagaattcaaTCGCTGCCGGTACTTCTTGTTGGAAGAAAAAAACCATTTTTTTCAACTTAGAGTATTGGAAATCTCTTCATATTCGCCATTGTCTCGATGTAATGCATATTGAGAAGAATGTTTGCGAAAGTGTGATTGGTACCCTACTAAACATGCCTTCTAAGACAAAGGATAGTGTGGTTGCCCATTTAGATATGGTTGACATGGGTGTTCGTCTTGATTTGGGTCCAAATATTGGGGAGAAAAAAACATTTTTGCCTGCTGCCCCTTATACTTTGTCGAGAGCAGAGAAGATAAAAATGTGTACTTCTTTCTTGTTTATGAAAGTTCCTTATGGTCATTCATCAAACATTAAAAATTTGGTGTCCATGGATGATTTGAAATTGTATGGATTGAAGTCACATGATTCACATACATTAATGCAACAGTTGCTTCCTGTGGCCATTCGTTCGGTGCTTCCCAAGCATGTTCGAATTTCTATAATGAGGCTGTGCTTCTTTTTTAATGCTTTGTGCACCAAAGTGGTTGATGTGTCAAAGTTGGATAAGTTGCAATCTGATTTGGTTCTGACCTTGTGTGGGTTAGAGAAGATATTCCCTCCCTCCTTTTTCGACATAATGGTACATCTTACTGTGCACCTAGTTAGAGAAGTGCGATTATGTGGCCCTGTTTTCTATAGGTGGATGTACCCATTTGAACGGTTCATGAAAGTTTTGCAGGGGTATGCTCGTAACCGTTTTCATCCCGAAGGGTGTATAGCAGAGAGTTATGTTGGAGAAGAAGCTGTAGAGTTTTGCTCGGAGTTTGTTCAACGTTGTAATCCAATTGGGATTCCTAAGGATCCAAGTACGCTCTCGGGCCCACTTTCTAGTGCGAAACTGAAGTCCATAGATGAGAAAGACAGAGACCAGGCACATCTTCATGTGCTGTCCAATAATGCTGAGGTGGATCCGTATAAGATGTAAGTAGATTAAGCTTATATTTATATGTGCAATTTAAATTCAGCTGCTCTGAATGTTTTTCGCATTTGCTCATTATTTTTTTGTGGACAGCGCACATAAAAGGATTGTAGAGCAGCTGTATGCTGGGAAATAGAAGAGTAAACAGTGGCTAATTAGTGAGCACAATCGTACATTTGCAGATTGGTTTCAAGCGAAGGTGATTACACATTGTGTTCAGTTGCTTCGTTTTGTAAGAATCAAGTGTATGGATTACTGAAGTTGACATAATATGGCTGTTTTGTAACCAGGTTTCAGCTCAAATGAAGGAAAATCCGACTGAGGTTTCCCAAACAATTAGATGGCTAGCTGGAAAACCGAGTTTTACAGTGTTTAGTTATGAAGGGTATCGGTATAATGGAGTGAAATACTTCACAAAGCAACGAGACAATGCTAGAGCTGTCCAAAATAGTGGTGTGACCTTAGTGGCTAAGACGATGCAGGTTTCCAGTGCCAAGGATAAAAATCCAGTTGAGAGTGATATGACATTTTATGGGATCATTGAAGAGATTTGGGAGGTCGATTATCATGAATTCAAAGCCCCTTTGTTTTTGTGTCGATGGGCAGAGAATGAAAAGGGAATAAAACAAGATGAGTTTGGTTTTACATTGGTCAACCTTAATCGACAGGGCCATAAGAAAGACAAATTTGCTTCTGCTGGTCAAGTGAAGCAAGTTTTTTATGTGGAAGATCCGATCGATGTAGACTGGTCGGTTGTACTAACGACCCCAAATAGAGACTATCGTGATTGTTTCTATGAAGATGATCTAGGGGACACCTCCATGGAACATCAACCTTTCTATGCAGAAATACCGTTACCTTGtgatgaagaggagaatgaGGATGATGCCACTTATAGGAGACCAAATGTGGAGGGGTTCTTGGTTGACCAGTTCACCACTCCAAGAGAATAATAGTGCCTTGTTTCTATATTGATTGTTTTAGGAGTTAAAACCTTATTTTCTATTCTTGTTTCATGACTTTGAattgaatatgtgattttgttAACTGCatttgtttgtgattttgttaACTGCATTTGTTTGTGGTAGTCTTCGTCTCTCTGAACTTGCTTTGCAGCTCCAATACCATATAACCGTATTGTTTACTGATTTAGTACTTTACTGTGTTTACTGATTTAGTACTTAACTGTGGAAATTGATTTATTACATTATTGTTTGTCTATAACATTTATTTCTGCTTTATCAACAGATTGTAGGAAGCCATGGGTTCCAAGAAGAAGGGAAAgtctgaaagaaagaaaaaatcagtGGAAGAAGCTGATGTGAAGACTTGTCCCGAGTCTGATGAGTCTGTTGAGAAGCAAGTAGAATCTGTATCAGCAGACACCGTCACAACCAGCGAATCAACTAAAATTAGAGGGAAGCGAAGTGTGGTGGAAATGTACAATGTTTTGATCAAGAAAGCATTGGGTAAAAAGTTGAAAGTGACATACACTGACACAGGCAATCCAAATGGACGAGCACGGCACAATCTGCAATCATACATAGGAATGCTAGCGCGTAAAATGGTGCCGATCAACATTGAAAGCTGGCCTGCAGTGGACAAAGACTTGAAAGATAAAATTTGGATTGATGTCCAGGTATTTATCCATGCTATTGTCAATTGATTATGACTGTTGTTTCATGGCAAATGTTTGGTTTCGAAGAAGCTGTGGTCTCCttgtttctatatatatatatatatattatcttttACTTGAAACATGATGATACTTGTGGGTGCATCAGATATGTGCTAAGAAAGTAATTTTAAGAATGTACAGGGAATTAT
Coding sequences:
- the LOC112171008 gene encoding uncharacterized protein LOC112171008, with translation MLAGGHLVEEVLEQQEGVKSEEVQKRLLHFGFDKLQDKSKFSAFNEGDYDEDSYEFNKFVDDAETPLFEDSEHTKLDALVQLHNLKARYGMSDTCFSELLATVGSLLPKDNVLPPTIYEAKKTLTNLGLQYEKIHACPNDCILYRKQFSDASTCPKCGVSRWKLKKDKTIKVGQPAKVLWYFPIIPRFKRLFRSVGIAEMLTWHEDKRIKDGYMRHPADSPAWKLVDYKWPEFGSDSRNLRLALSADGINPHSSLSSRYSCWPVILVTYNLPPWLCMKRKFMMLSLLVSGPKQPGNDIDIYLEPLIDDLRTLWDGVNDVYDAHRKEYFTLRAVLLWTINDFLAYGNLSGCITKGYKACPICGDTTSAIHLPHSRKMSYACHRKFLPRHHPYRRAKKAFNNEQEFEVAPTPLSGEEVLKRVEHGSYEYGKGKKKKNSIAAGTSCWKKKTIFFNLEYWKSLHIRHCLDVMHIEKNVCESVIGTLLNMPSKTKDSVVAHLDMVDMGVRLDLGPNIGEKKTFLPAAPYTLSRAEKIKMCTSFLFMKVPYGHSSNIKNLVSMDDLKLYGLKSHDSHTLMQQLLPVAIRSVLPKHVRISIMRLCFFFNALCTKVVDVSKLDKLQSDLVLTLCGLEKIFPPSFFDIMVHLTVHLVREVRLCGPVFYRWMYPFERFMKVLQGYARNRFHPEGCIAESYVGEEAVEFCSEFVQRCNPIGIPKDPSTLSGPLSSAKLKSIDEKDRDQAHLHVLSNNAEVDPYKILVSAQMKENPTEVSQTIRWLAGKPSFTVFSYEGYRYNGVKYFTKQRDNARAVQNSGVTLVAKTMQVSSAKDKNPVESDMTFYGIIEEIWEVDYHEFKAPLFLCRWAENEKGIKQDEFGFTLVNLNRQGHKKDKFASAGQVKQVFYVEDPIDVDWSVVLTTPNRDYRDCFYEDDLGDTSMEHQPFYAEIPLPCDEEENEDDATYRRPNVEGFLVDQFTTPRE